A section of the Phaseolus vulgaris cultivar G19833 chromosome 8, P. vulgaris v2.0, whole genome shotgun sequence genome encodes:
- the LOC137825992 gene encoding alanine--glyoxylate aminotransferase 2 homolog 3, mitochondrial-like produces the protein MTGSLVARLVFRRPSLGSRFCPRREVSLPAAERTKDVVAPPKELPAFDYSPSAYSGPTGDEILAKRREYLSPSILHSYKTPLNVVEGKRQYLFDDKGRRYVDGFGGIATVCCGHCHPDVVAAIVEQTKRLQHSTVLYLNNAVADFAQALASKLPGNLKVAFFTNSGTEANELAILMARLYTGSHDIISLRNSYHGNGGGTMGATAQSIWKYNLVQSGVHHAVNPDPYRGLFGSDAEKYVRDVQEIINFGTSGSVAAFISEAIQGVGGIVEMAPGYLPAAYDIVRKAGGLCIADEVQCGVARTGSHFWGFEAHGVVPDIVTVAKGIGNGIPLGAVVTTPEIAKALTRRSYFNTFGGNPVCTAAGLAVLRVIEKEKLQENAFEVGSYLKERLTALKDKYELIGDVRGQGMLLGVELVTDRQLKTPAPNETLYVMEQMKELGVLIGKGGYYGNVFRITPPLCFTKEDADFLVDAMDYSFSRM, from the exons ATGACGGGATCCCTTGTTGCAAGGCTCGTCTTTCGTCGACCTTCGCTGGGTAGCAGATTCTGCCCCCGCCGGGAGGTCTCGCTTCCCGCGGCTGAAAGGACGAAAGACGTGGTTGCTCCGCCAAAGGAACTGCCGGCGTTCGACTACTCTCCCTCGGCGTACTCCGGCCCCACCGGCGACGAGATCCTCGCGAAACGCAGGGAATATCTCAGCCCTTCGATCCTCCACTCGTACAAAACTCCG CTTAACGTGGTGGAGGGGAAGAGGCAATATCTGTTCGATGATAAGGGAAGGAGGTACGTGGACGGGTTCGGAGGGATTGCTACAGTGTGCTGCGGGCATTGCCACCCGGATGTGGTTGCAGCCATCGTCGAACAAACGAAGCGCTTGCAGCATTCCACGGTTCTCTACCTGAACAACGCCGTGGCAGATTTTGCTCAGGCTTTGGCTTCTAAGCTTCCCGGTAATCTTAAG GTGGCGTTTTTTACAAATTCTGGAACGGAAGCAAACGAATTAGCGATTCTGATGGCAAGATTGTACACTGGCTCCCATGACATCATATCTCTAAGGAATTCTTACCACGGAAATGGTGGTGGAACAATGGGGGCCACAGCTCAAAGCATCTGGAAATATAATCTTGTGCAG AGTGGTGTTCATCATGCAGTAAATCCAGATCCTTATAGAGGTCTTTTTGGTTCTGATGCAGAGAAGTATGTAAGAGATGTTCAAGAAATCATCAATTTCGGAACTTCCGGAAGTGTTGCAGCCTTCATATCTGAAGCTATACAG GGAGTTGGGGGCATTGTTGAAATGGCTCCTGGTTACTTACCTGCTGCCTACGACATTGTTAGAAAAGCTGGAGGTCTTTGTATTGCCGACGAAGTTCAGTGCGGGGTTGCTCGCACTGGTAGCCATTTCTGGGGATTTGAGGCCCATGGTGTTGTACCTGACATAGTAACAGTAGCAAAG GGCATCGGAAACGGCATTCCTCTTGGTGCTGTCGTGACTACTCCTGAGATTGCGAAGGCATTGACTCGCCGAAGTTACTTTAACACTTTCGGTGGGAATCCTGTTTGTACAGCTGCAGGATTGGCTGTTTTAAGAGTGATAGAGAAAGAGAAGCTTCAAGAAAATGCATTTGAAGTGGGTTCCTATTTGAAAGAGAGGCTCACCGCACTCAAGGACAAATATGAAT TAATTGGTGATGTGAGAGGACAAGGCATGTTGCTTGGAGTGGAACTTGTCACTGATCGCCAACTTAAAACTCCAGCACCAAATGAAACACTGTATGTGATGGAACAAATGAAAG AACTAGGAGTGCTAATTGGAAAGGGTGGCTACTATGGAAATGTATTCAGAATTACACCTCCCTTATGTTTCACCAAAGAAGATGCAG ATTTCCTGGTGGATGCGATGGATTACTCATTTTCCAGAATGTGA